Genomic window (Acidobacteriota bacterium):
GGCGTCGCTCCTCGCCGCTCTGGCCGTGCTGGCGAAGGCGCCGGCCGCTCTGATCCTGCCGGTCGTCGCCGTCCGCTCGCTCCGCCACCAGGGAGGGTGGCGCAAAGGCTTGTCGGGCGCCGCTCGCGTGAGCCTGGCCGCCGCGCTTCCCGCGGCCGTCTGGTACGGCCACGCCCACGGACTCTGGCTCCGTTATGGGAACTCGCTCGGCTTGAGCGACGAGTCTCACTGGATCGGTGTCGACATGCTCGGGCATCCCGGCTTCTTGGCCGACATCGCGAAGCTCGAGTTCGCCGCGGTGATCCTGCCCGGCGGCGCGCTCCTCCTCCTGCTGGCGATCGCCGCCCGGTGGCGGGGCCGCGGATGCGACCTGGAGGTGGCCTGGCTCGGCGCGGCCTACCTGTTCTACCTCGCAGCAGGACGGACCACCGGGGACGCCTGGGCAGCCTACTACCACCTCGCCAGCCTCCCTCCGACAGCGCTCATGGTCGGTGCCGCCGCCCAGTTCCTCCTGGAGGCGGGGCGCGGGCGCGCTCTCCTTTTCGCCGCCCCGGCCGCCGCGATCGGAGGGGCGGCGTGGGGCCTCGCGCGCTCCGCCGACTCCGGCCTTTCTCCGCCGGCGCTCGTCTCGGCGGCCGCCGCCGGGGCCGCGGCGGGTGCGCTCGCCGCGGCGTTCCTCCTGCTCCCGGGGCGCGCGTCCGGTTCGCGCCGCACGGTGCTCGCGGCCCTCGGAGCCCTGGCTGCGACGGTCCTGGTTCTCGACGGGGCGAGGCGGAGCTGGTGGCACGACCGCCCGCGGCCTCCCCACGCTCTCCACGAGTGCGCACGATCCTTCGCGCCGCTCCTCGATGGCGCCCGCCGGATCGTCGCCAGCGGCGGCGACTGCCGCGACCCCACGGGACGCCCGGTCGCCTACCACAAGCCCTACATGTTCTTCTGGACCGGGACCACGGGCTTTTCCGTCTGCCGCCAGGAGCTGGGATCGGTCGACGTGTCGAGGTTCCTCGCGGCGGGAGCCCGCTGGATGATCGTCGAGGTGCAGGACCTCGACGCCGCTCCTGGCGGGTGGCGGCTCGTCGAGCGTCACCGCGTGCGCGCGCGGTGCCCGGAGGCCTTCCTGATCGACCTGAGCGAGGAGCCGGTCACGCCGGCGAACGGAGCGAGTGGCGGGCGAGGAGGGTGAGCGCCTTCTCCCGCGACCGCCGCGGAAGGAGCAGCAGGAGCCGGGTCAGCAGGAGCACGGCCGTCGCCTTGGGGGCGAGCCAGCGGGAAGCGGGTGCGCCGGCCTTCAGGCGTGCGTATCGCAGCGAGAGCAGCGCCTCGTGCAGCACGCCCCGCCAGCGGAACGGGCCGGGCCACAGGAGTGCGCGCGCGAGGCAGGACTCGGCCCAGAACGGGCGCTCGACGCGCCCGAGAGCCGAGCGCAGGCAGGTCAGGCGCCTCGCCAGCCGCGCCGGCCGGGCCCGCACCGGCGCGCCGGTGCCGGGGCAGGCAGGGGCGATCCAGGGCCAGAGTTCCCGGGCGTAGCAGAGGGCGAGGTGGAAGTGCCTCCCCGCGCCGGAAGCCTCCGCGAACTCGGCCGCGCGTTCCAGCGTTCCGTCATCGGCGACCCGGCGCGCGAGACGGGCCACGTCACCCAGGTCGCGCAGCGTGACCGTGCCCGATGCGAGCGCGTGCCAGCTGAGGTACGCCAGCTCGTGGGCGGGATCGGGACGCAGGATGGAACCCAGCCTCCCGCCGGCGGGGCGGGCCTCGTTCCACCATGCGCCCATGTCGAACGAGACCGGATCGGTGCGAGGCGAGAGGTCCCAATGGAGCTCGACGACGGCGGCCGGTTTTCCCGGGCCCCGACTCCACGTCTCGTGATAGCGCTCGATTTCGGGATAGACGCTGGCGCGCCGGGTGTAACCCAGGCCGGCCATCGCCGTGCGCGCCGTCTCGAGTCCCTCCCGGTCGACCAGGATGTCGATGTCCTCGCACTCCCTCAGCGAGGGGTCCGCATAGAGGCTCTCGGCCAGAGCGACACCCTTGAGCGGCATGGCGCGCACGCCGCGCTGCGCCAGCAGGTCGAGCACTTCCCCTGCGAGGAGGAGCTGGGCGGCGTCGCGGGCCCGGAACTGCGCGTGGAGCGCCGCCGCCTCGGGATCGTCCCCGCGGCGCGCGCGCCACCAGGCGTAGAGGGGCAGCAGGCGATGGAGACGGGCCGTCTCGACCGCGCCACGAGGTTCCCGTCCGGCGGCCGGCCGCTCCGGGCGGAGGTCGGCCAGCGCCAAGTCCGCGAGCCATGCGAGAGGCTCCGGCAGGCCGGGCCTCACCGCTGCGATCGGCTCTTTCATCGGCGGCCGCCGGCCGCCTCGTGCCTCCGGGTCGGTTCGCGCACGTCGCTCCCCTCGTCCGGGCCCCCGCCGGCGGAGATATCGGATTATCGCCGAACCGCCCGGACAGCGGGTCGCCTCGGTCGATCGCCCGCTCCCCGGCGGGCGATCGAGGCCGTGGAGACCGGGGGCGGCCGAGCAGAAAAAGAGCAGAGTTCCCGATCGGAAGCCGGCCGGCCTCGTCCCGGAGAGCGAACGGGCCGGGGAGATCCCCGGCCCGCCGCGGAAGAGGAAGCTGCCGGTCACAAGGTGATCGTGGGGCAATCGATGAAGGTGTGCGGGCACCAATTGGCCTGGGTGAAGCAGTAGATCTGCACCGTCCTTTTCTGCGCACCTCCGACGCGGGAGAGGTCCTCGCGCGTCAGGCGGCGGACGGTCTCGCGGTCGAGCGTGAGCCTCGGCTCGTCCCGCACGTCGTCGTTGCGTTCATGGTTCATGGTCGGGTCCTCCAGGGCTCCCCGGAGCGTTCGCCCCGGGGGCCTCCACCCGGTTAGCACCGCGGCCGGGCGCATTTCACGCGAGGTTCTCCCGGCGAGACGGGCTTCCGGCGCCGCGGTCGCGCCCGGGTTTTGTCGTGGCACCGGGTTCATCGACTCGCCGGCCCTCGGATCCGCCCCTCGCCTCACGAACGCGCGGTCGCCGGACTCATCTGCGCGGCGACGAGGCGCGGGTAGATCCTCCCGTGCGCGAGCAGCTCGGCGTGCGTTCCGGTCTCCGCGATCCGCCCGCGCTCGAGGACGACGATCCGGTCGGCATCGGCGACCGTGCTCAGCCGGTGGGCGATGACGATCTGCGTGACCCTCATCGATCTCAGGCGGTCGACGACCGCGCGCTCGCCGAGCGCGTCGAGTTCGCTCGTCGCCTCGTCGAGGACGACGAGCGCCGGGCGGCGCGCGAAGACGCGGGCCAGCGCGAGCCGCTGGCGCTGCCCTCCGGAGAGCGACCGGCCGCCGTCCGGGAGCACGGTGTCGTAGCCGAGCGGCAGCGCGGCGATCTCCTCGTGGATCCCGGCGAGGCGAGCCGCCTCCACGATCCGCTCGCGCGTGCAGCGCGGATCG
Coding sequences:
- a CDS encoding DUF2029 domain-containing protein; the protein is MREDERHRRPTAPPPAGAGSASALAARALPPLILLLGLALHGIGVLQPLDQPHWRTIDDAAIARNFAREGLDPAFPRVDWRGEGPGFVEMEFPFLPWALGVAHRVAGVPLRWGRLLAFLATCAAALIFDALARRRLPPAGRAVALAAFVLNPTLAGVSNEIQPDALMLALALGAILSFEAWLSARSGRLWPASLLAALAVLAKAPAALILPVVAVRSLRHQGGWRKGLSGAARVSLAAALPAAVWYGHAHGLWLRYGNSLGLSDESHWIGVDMLGHPGFLADIAKLEFAAVILPGGALLLLLAIAARWRGRGCDLEVAWLGAAYLFYLAAGRTTGDAWAAYYHLASLPPTALMVGAAAQFLLEAGRGRALLFAAPAAAIGGAAWGLARSADSGLSPPALVSAAAAGAAAGALAAAFLLLPGRASGSRRTVLAALGALAATVLVLDGARRSWWHDRPRPPHALHECARSFAPLLDGARRIVASGGDCRDPTGRPVAYHKPYMFFWTGTTGFSVCRQELGSVDVSRFLAAGARWMIVEVQDLDAAPGGWRLVERHRVRARCPEAFLIDLSEEPVTPANGASGGRGG